Proteins from a single region of Lysinibacillus sp. JNUCC-52:
- a CDS encoding methionine biosynthesis PLP-dependent protein, producing the protein MTNNRTIETKLVQLGNLSDPTTGAVSPPIHLSTAYKHAGIGESTGFDYARTKNPTRAILEAGIADLEGGDAGFACSSGMAAIQLIMSLFKPGDELIVPDDLYGGTYRLFNFFKETYNIKPIYSKFETVEQVEALINENTRALFIETPTNPLMQEFDLKVYAELAHKHGALLIVDNTFYTPYFQRPIELGADIVFHSATKYIGGHNDVLAGLVVAKGAELSERIGYIHNGSGMVLGAMDSWLLIRGLKTLHLRLKQHDANAKAIAAYLEEEELVTDVLYTGKGGMLSFRLQKPEWVDPFLRNLKLIIFAESLGGVESFITYPATQTHADMPYEERVERGVCDRLLRFSVGIEEVEDLIADLKQVFDTLRKEA; encoded by the coding sequence ATGACAAACAATAGAACGATTGAAACAAAACTTGTACAGCTAGGAAATTTAAGTGATCCAACAACTGGCGCTGTCAGCCCTCCCATTCATTTATCGACCGCATATAAACATGCAGGCATTGGTGAATCTACTGGCTTTGACTATGCACGTACAAAAAATCCAACACGTGCCATTTTAGAGGCAGGCATTGCTGATTTAGAAGGTGGCGACGCTGGCTTTGCCTGTAGTTCAGGTATGGCTGCGATTCAACTCATTATGTCTCTGTTCAAGCCAGGAGATGAATTAATCGTACCAGATGATTTGTATGGTGGTACATATCGACTTTTTAACTTTTTTAAAGAAACATACAATATTAAACCAATCTATTCGAAATTTGAGACTGTTGAGCAAGTAGAGGCCTTAATCAACGAAAATACTCGTGCCCTCTTTATCGAAACACCAACAAATCCACTTATGCAGGAATTCGATCTCAAAGTATACGCTGAACTTGCACATAAACACGGTGCCTTATTAATTGTTGATAATACTTTTTACACGCCATATTTCCAGCGACCAATCGAACTAGGTGCAGATATTGTATTCCATTCTGCTACTAAGTATATTGGGGGCCATAATGACGTTTTAGCTGGTCTAGTTGTCGCTAAAGGCGCTGAGCTATCAGAACGTATCGGCTATATTCATAATGGTAGCGGAATGGTATTAGGTGCGATGGATTCGTGGTTATTAATTCGTGGTTTAAAAACATTGCATCTTCGCTTAAAACAGCATGATGCAAATGCGAAAGCAATCGCTGCTTATTTAGAAGAAGAAGAACTTGTAACAGACGTACTTTATACGGGCAAAGGTGGTATGCTGTCATTCCGACTGCAAAAGCCTGAATGGGTTGATCCATTCCTTCGTAACTTAAAGTTAATAATTTTTGCAGAAAGCCTTGGTGGCGTTGAGAGCTTTATCACATATCCTGCGACACAAACACACGCAGATATGCCTTACGAAGAACGTGTAGAACGCGGCGTTTGCGATCGTTTATTACGCTTCTCTGTTGGTATTGAAGAAGTTGAAGATTTAATTGCAGATTTAAAACAAGTTTTTGATACGCTGAGAAAAGAGGCATAA
- the mscL gene encoding large conductance mechanosensitive channel protein MscL: MWKDFKEFAMKGNIIDLAIAVVIGGAFGKIVTSLVENIIMPLVGVLTGGIDLTESFMFGSGTAQVKLGVFLQSIIDFLIIAFAIFLALRLMTKFTRKKEEAAVEEPTPELDPKEELLKEIRDLLKKQQA, from the coding sequence ATGTGGAAAGACTTTAAGGAATTTGCGATGAAAGGTAACATAATTGATTTAGCGATTGCAGTCGTAATTGGTGGTGCTTTCGGTAAAATTGTTACCTCTTTAGTAGAAAATATTATTATGCCATTAGTCGGTGTTTTAACGGGTGGCATTGATTTAACAGAAAGCTTTATGTTTGGCTCAGGTACAGCCCAAGTCAAGCTAGGTGTATTTTTACAGTCTATCATTGACTTTTTAATTATTGCTTTCGCTATTTTCTTAGCATTGCGTCTGATGACCAAATTCACAAGAAAAAAAGAGGAAGCTGCTGTGGAGGAGCCGACACCAGAGCTTGATCCAAAAGAGGAACTTCTTAAAGAAATTCGAGATTTATTAAAAAAACAACAAGCATAA